The genomic stretch CCTACACGGATGGACAATCTAAAAACGGGCACCGATACTCTCTTCCTTCTACTCGGCGCGGCGATGGTGCTAGCCATGCATGCGGGGTTCGCGTTTCTCGAACTCGGCACGGTGCGCAAAAAGAATCAGGTCAACGCACTCGTGAAGATACTGGTCGACTTTTCGGTGTCGACCCTCGCCTACTTCTTCATCGGCTACACCATAGCCTACGGCGTGCAGTTCTACGGCAGCGCGGAGACGCTCTCCCAGCACAACGGCTATGCGCTCGTGCGCTTCTTCTTCCTGCTGACCTTCGCGGCGGCCATCCCCGCGATCGTCTCGGGCGGCATCGCGGAGCGCTCGAAGTTCAATCCGCAGCTCTTCGCGACCTTCGTGCTGGTCGGCTTCATCTATCCGTTCTTCGAAGGCATCGCGTGGAACGAGCGCTTCGGCATCCAGGCGTGGATCGCACAGACGTTCGGCGCGCCGTTTCATGACTTCGCCGGCTCCGTCGTGGTGCACGCGTTCGGCGGCTGGGTTGCGCTGCCTGCCGTCATGCTGCTCGGCGCGCGCCACGGCCGCTATACGCGCGACGGACGCATCGCCGCCCATCCGCCGTCGAACATTCCGTTCCTCGCGCTCGGCGCGTGGGTGCTGGCCGTCGGCTGGTTCGGCTTCAACGTGATGAGCGCGCAGACGATCGACAAGATCAGCGGGCTCGTCGCCGTCAACTCGCTGATGGCAATGGTCGGCGGCACGCTGACCGCGTGGCTCGCCGGCCGCAACGACCCGGGCTTCACCTACAACGGTCCGCTAGCCGGACTCGTGGCCGTGTGCGCCGGCTCCGACCTGATGCATCCGCTCGGCGCGCTGGTGACGGGCGCCGTCGCGGGCGGGCTGTTCGTGTACATGTTCACGACCGTGCAGAACCGCTGGCGCATCGACGACGTGCTCGGCGTCTGGCCGCTGCATGGCCTGTGCGGCGCGTGGGGCGGCATCGCGGCGGGTATCTTCGGCCAGCACGCGCTGGGCGGTCTCGGCGGCGTGTCGCTCACGGCGCAGCTGGTCGGCACGCTCGGCGGCATCGTGTTCGCGACGCTCGGTGGCACGATCGTCTACGGCGCGATCCGGCTGACGGTCGGCCTGCGCATCGACCAGGAAAACGAATACAACGGCGCCGACCTGTCGATCCACAAGATCACGTCGACGCCGGAGCGCGAAACGGTCGGCTGACGGGCTTTGCGCGGTGGGCCCACGCCGTGGCGGCCGCCCACCGCTGCGCGGCCGCGACGCCCCGTGTAAGCTCGCGTTCCAGGGATCGGCCCCCGCCACCGGCGAGCCGCCGGTTCCTTATACGATCGCACGCGCCGGTGTTAGACTTGCGCGCGCCGGAGATGGCATTCTCCTTAACCGCCCTCGTGGCTGATGATGCCTGCTTCGCCCGGAAGCTGCGGACGTTGCAGTGTCACGCTCCGCCGCAGCCCGGTTCGTCGACGTTTGGCTTTCCAGGCTTGCTCATGTATCTGTCCATCCTTGCCGTCGGCATCGGCGGCGCGCTCGGTTCGCTGTTCCGCTGGTTTCTCGGTCTGCGCCTCAATGCATTGTTCCCGGCGCTGCCGCTCGGCACGCTCGCATCCAATGTGATCGCCGGCTACATCATCGGCGCGGCGGTCGCGTACTTCGGGCGCAATCCGCAGATCGCGCCCGAATGGCGCCTCTTCATTATCACGGGCCTGATGGGCGGCCTGTCGACGTTCTCTACCTTTTCCGCCGAAGTCGTCCAGCATCTGCAGCAAGGCCGGCTCAACTGGGCGGCGGGCGAGATCGCGATTCACGTGACGGCCTCGGTGATCGCGACGGTACTCGGCATCACGACGGTCGCCGTTGTGACGCGCTGACGTCTGCGGCCCGTCCACACCGAGCGAAGTCGTCGTCCGTGCATGCGACACGCGCAACGATGACCGACACCCGCCGTTCATCGAAAGATCATGGCTCAGCGTTGCCGCGCGCGTATCGCGTGGCTGTATCATCGTCGTCATATGCGGCGGGCAGTGTGCCGACCATCGTGCACTCGCCGCGACAGACGGCATGAGCCGGGCGGCGTGCGAAGCGCCCGCTTCGCACGCATGCCATACAAGCCAGCCGGGGACCTCTTGAAGTACAGATATCTTTCGCGTCGTGCGCTCCACCCGCTGCAGCGTAGTGCAGAGGAGTTGTCTTTTGCGTTTTCGGAGCTGCTCGCGCAGCCGCTCAGCCGACCCGAAGCGGCCGCTCGTTTCGAGCACCTGTGGAACGAAGTCAACGACGCCGCGCAGTCGTGCGTCGACAGCGACGCCGCCTTCTCGTACATCGCGCTGCTGCAAAGCATGGATCAGCGCTGGCGGTTTCTGCGATCGATGAACTAGCGGGCGAGAGGACCATGCCCTCCCCTCAGTGCGTCGACCAGCAGAGCACCGCGCAAGCGTGACCGCCCCGCTCCGCCGACGAGATCGAAAGGGACTTCCTGGATCTGATGATGTCGGGCATTCCGTCCGACATCGCGCACGACAAGTTCGAGCGCCTGTGGGATGAAACGGATGCGCTTGCCGCATCGACGATGATCACGTCGCAAGCGCTTCCGTACATTGCGCTGCTCAAACGCATGCATGCACATTTCGCCGGGCGCTACCCGCGCCGTTCGGCATAAGCGCGGCCGGGATCGAACGCAGCGGCGGCACACGCGGCCCGTCTCGGCATCGCGGTTTCGAATTACGACTTCGCGGGACGTCCCGTCTTCACGGCTTCGAGTTCCTGAACGGCCGCGACAAGCCGCCTGGCGGGCGAAACGGCCAGCAGGTTCAGGCCCGCGCGCAGCAACTCGCTCTTCTTTACGGAGAGGCCGGCGTCGAGGCAGCGCTGCTTGAGTTCGGCGATCTTCGCATAGTCGGACTTCGGCATCGTGAAGCTGTCGCGCACCACCTTTTCCTTCTCCTTCTTCCCGCGCGGCTTTTTGTCTTCGTCAATTGCGGACGCCGATGCAGACTTCGTGCTCTTCACGGCGTTCGCTTGCTTCGGCGGCTTGACCGCCTTGGACGGCTTTGCCGGCTTTGCGGTGGAGGCGGACCTGGCGTCGCTCGCTGGCACGGCAGCCTTTTCAGCCTTCACGCTACTGACCTTCTTCGCGGCCCGTGGCGCTTTTACCGTCTTCGCTGCCTTCGGCGCTTTCGCCGCTTTGGCAGCTTTGGCAGCTTTCGGCGTCGCGTCTGCAGTGTCGCGCGCGTTCGCCGCGGCTTCAGCTTCCGTCGATCCTTGCTTCGGCTCGGCTGCCCCCACTGCCTTCGCAGACGGCTTCTTCGCTTCGGCGGCCGGCTGCTTTGCGCTCTTCGGGAAGTGGAAAGCCTTCTTGGTCGGTTCCTTGATTCGTGGCGTGCTCATGTCGATCTCTCGTTAACGGTATAAACAGTATATACGGTTTTTGGGTCGACAATTCCACCACATCGCCCCGGGCGTGGCAGCCGGCGTTTTCGACGAGGCCCCCGCGCCTCCAGACCTAAGCTTTTTTCAGCAGACGGACGGCCTCCCGCTGACGCTGTTTGCGACGCCTTTTCAGAAACGTGAGCGCCTCGTGCGCTTCTTCCTCGCTGGCGAACAGGTGCATGTTTTCGCGCAGCAGCGCAACGCTGGCGATCACGTCGTTGAGTTCGCCGAAGCACTGCTGCATATTCTTGAGATGCTTGAGCGTGTGTTCATGCGAGGTGCCGGCGAGCGCAGGACCGAAGAATTCGATCAGATAGCGCACCCGTTTGCCGGATTTGCGCACGTCATGCAGCGATTCATCATCGGCGCGTTTTGCGCGCGACGCCTTGCGCATGCGCTTGCGCAGCGCTTTTTCAGCGACGCGTACGCGCGCGGCGGCGAACTTCTGCAATGCATGCCGCTCGGGCGCGGTGTTCAGTTCCTTCGATGTCCTCGCAAGCGCGTCGTGCAGCACGCTGCGGATGTCAGCATTGATCAGCGTTTCGCGGCTCGTGGCGAGAGCGCGCTCGCGTGCTTCGTGCAGGCTGGCGGGCACCTCGTGCAGATAACTGCTTGCGCCCGATTCATCTTTTGCGTTTGTCAGCAGTTCGAGCAGAATGTCCCAGTCGCGTGTGCGCCCGGCGGCGTCGGCGAGAAAACGATACAGCGCGCGCTGACGTGTGTTTTCGGTCTTGTCGAGCAGCGGCCGGTACGCCCACCACAGCGAGCGCAGACGCCGCAGCGCGACGCGTAACTGGTGCAGGGATTCGGGAGACGCCTCGGCGTGGATGGATGCATTCTGAGCGAGCGCTTCGTCGACGAGCGGCGCCGCGAGCGCGGCGAACGTCGATTCCGCTTGCGCCCCATCGCCCAGTGCGGCGATTTCGTGCGTGCGATCGTCGTCTTTCATGGGGCCTCGTATCGGGAGCGACAGAAGATGCCATGCGATGCATCGACCGATGCAGAGGACATCATACGCTTTCCACATCCGACAAAACCGCGATTCCCGAGACTGCGCCTGTTTATCCTGCGGCAGGGCCGCCCTTGGGAACGTCGCCAGATACATCACGAGACAGGAGTCCTCGCTCACCACCCGCACGCAGTTGCCCGGAAGCCTCGACGCGCGCATCTCTGCCAGCTTGACGCGTAGTGCTTGAAGTTTTTGCCTGCACGCATGCGTCCGGCGCTGCGGGCGCGATCGGGACGAACTCGAACGCGCCAACGTCATCCGGATGCACGGCCTTTGCATCGGCAAGCGCGCGTCGCGCCTCGATGATCCCCTTCGGCGCGCTCAGCGAGAAGTAGCGCGACAGCTCGCGGCTTACGTCGTCTTCGTCGATCTGGAATTTGTAAAACACTCACGCGGCAAGGTCGAAAGCGAATGCATCGCCGCGCGATGCCCATGCCGGGCGCACACGTCGCACACAGATAATCGAGCGTGCTCGCATCGCCGACACACGCCGTTCTAACGCGGCGGAATCCGGACCCGCGGACATGCAGCGTAACGACGTTCCCTCCCGCGAAGAGGATTCGCATTGCCGCGCACCGACCGCCGTTGACGCGCGGTATCTACCCTGCCCGGCGAGGACCGCGCCATCGGGATCACGCCTGATGACGGCGAGAAGCCGCCGACGCGACGCCCGACGAAAACGTCCACAGGCACGCGGGATGCGCATCCGCATCCGTGGACTTCCAAAGGAGGAAATCATGACCACACTTGACCCGAAAATGAACCAGGCAGGTACCGGCGCAGGGATCGTCGGCGGTGGCGTGGGCGAAGGTCCGGGGCCTGAAGTGATGGCCGCGGCAACGCTGGATGGCAACAAGGTCATCTCGTCGGATGGAGAACATGTCGGCAAGATTTCGGACATCATGCTCGACGTGCGCAGCGGACGCATCGCGTATGCAGTGCTGTCCGAGGGCGGCTTCCTCGGCATGGGCAGCAATCTGCACGCGATCCCGTGGAGCGCGTTGACACTCGATACCGACGAGAAGGTGTTCCGCGTCGATATCACTGCGCAACGTATCAAGGACGAACCGGGCTTCGACAAGGATCACTGGCCATCCATGGCCGATGAGACCTGGGGTACGCAGATGCATCAGTACTACAACCGCGACCCGTACTGGATGTCGAGTTCGGTCGATCCCGACGTCACGCGCGGCCGGGAGCTCTGATGTCGAGTGCGGTACACACGCCGGCGTAGCGCTGCCGGCTTTTCCTTCCTAGACGCTCATGCCGGCGGCCGTCACTTTCTGACGGCCGCCGCGCTTCGTTTGGCCGGTGCGCGTACTATCCGGGTTTAACGCCGCGACTCCTGAATGCCCACCGTCACGCACTACCCGCACGCTCGCGCTCCTCGTCGTGACGACGGCGCTTCGCCAGCCAATCCAATCGCCGAAAAAAAAGGCGCCACGTTACCGTGGCGCCTTCAAAAAGTTCTAGCCATTCCGAGGGCCGTGCTAGAACCTGAGAGACGGTACTGAAAGCGATGCAGAAAATTGGAGTTTCGAAGCGCTGGCTGCGTACGCCCGCCACGTGGGCGCGGCGGATTTGACGCGCGCCGCGCGCGTCGTTTTACTGACAATGGCGGCGCACTTTCGAAATATAGTTCCATTTTTTATGGTAATGCTGACTAAGTCAAGCAAAATTTAATCGCCTCAGGAGGTGCAAAAGTTACATTCCTATACAATGAATGATCGTAAGAAAAAAGGACTTAGGCCTTTCTGAGAGAAGGTCTTAGAGCGCTCCGGATACGTCTGTGCCGCTGCGCGCGTTTCACAATATTGAAATAGCGTTTCATAAAAACCACATGAACCAGTCATCGACGCGCCCCGTCGCCGGCGATGCCGCGAAGGAAAAGGACGGCTCGGGCGACGAAGTCACCGCGCTCGCCCGCGGCCTGACGGTACTGCGAAGGATAGCGGCCGCCGACGCCCCGCTGTCCAACCGCGAGCTGACCGAACTGACGGGCATTCCGAAGCCGACCGTCTCCCGCATCACCGCGACCCTGGTCAGCGCCGGGTTCCTGTTCCGTTTGCCCGACAGCGAGCGCTTCGTGCTTACGTCGTCGGTGCTGGAACTGAGCAACGGCTTTCTGCGCAACTTCGACATACGCGCGCGCTCGCGCCCCTTTCTGATCGAACTGGCCGAACGCACGTCATTGTCCGTGCATCTTGCCGTGCGCGACCGGCTCGACATGGTCGTCATCGACGCCATCAAGCCGCGCTCCGCCGTGCTGGTGTCGCGCCTCGACGTCGGCTCGCGGATGGATCTGAGCCGCACAGCCGTCGGCCGCGCGTATCTCGCTGCGCTCGCCGAAACGGACCGGCAAAGCCTGCTGACGGGCCTGCAGGCAGCAGCGGGCGACGACTGGGGAAGCATCAGCGCCCGGCTCGACGCCGCGCTGCGCGAGACGACGGCACAAGGCTTCGCCATCGCGACGGGCGAATGGTACGAAGGGCTCAATGCGATCGCAGCCGGCTTCATCGGGCCTTCTGGCGAGCGCTACGCGGTCAACTGCGGCGGCTCGGCGCATCAGTGTCCGCGCGACTGGCTCATAGCGCGGGCGGCGCCCGCATTGCTCCAGACCATCGACAAGATCGTCCACGAGATCGGCGGGACACCTGGACGCCGGCTCGACACCTGACATCTCATGCCGCGCTTCCAGGCCCGCCTAAAAGTGCCCACGCATCGCGCGACGGGTTCGTGACACATCGCTAATGCACGCCTTACGGACGCGCGGATTTCGTGTAACCGTCGTAATCCGCCGAAAAATACGCCGCTGGACTGTGACTCGGCCCGGGACGTAGCATCATGCTTTCCCGCGTGCCCGGGAAAGCCGTGCCCGCCTCCTGCGTGTCCGTCGAAGCGTTTGCACTGGCAGCGCAATAGACAACGAAGCGCAACGGCGCGAGCGTCAGTGCGGCCAACTGGGAGAAGCCGTCAACCATGCGGGCAACGCCTGCCGCCATCGCAGCCGGCGCCACGTCACGGACATCTCGATGAGCCATCGCATCAATTTGCATCGCCCAGGCATGCGCTATCGACGGAACCGGCGTGCAGTACGCAGCCACGGCGCGCGCCGAACGTTTGCTTCATTTCAAGCCAGCCACTGATCGAACCGATGGACGAACAAAAAAAGCAGCCTGAATCATCACGCCACACCGAACCCGCCAGCCCGTCTCCCGGGCGCGAACCGGGGCCTGGTGCCGTCAAGCGCCATCGCGGACGTACGATCGCGTTGATCGTCGCCGTCATGCTGTTCGCGGGCTTCGTGCTGCTGCGCTGGCATCCGTGGAACGCAAGCGCGGACGGCGCGAGCGCGGCGGCGGCGGGCGCAAGCGGCGTACAGGCGGGACGCGCCGGACGACGTGGCAGCGGGCCCGGCGGCGGCATGAACCAGCCGCAACCCGTACACGTGGCGGCCGCGACGCAAGGCGAAATGCCCGTCGTGCTGAACGCGCTCGGAACCGTCACCCCGCTCGCCAACGTCACCGTACGCACGCAGTTGTCGGGCACGCTGCAGACGGTCGCGTTTCAGGAAGGCCAGATGGTCAAGCGCGGCGATCTGCTTGCGCAGGTCGACCCACGTCCGTATCAGATCAGTCTTGCGAATGCCGAAGGCACGCTCGCCAAGGACATCGCGCTGCTGCAAACTGCCCGTCTCGATCTGAAGCGCTATCAGACGCTCCTCTCGCAAGACTCAATCGCGAGCCAGCAGGTCGATACGCAGGCGTCGCTCGTCAAGCAGTACGAAGGCCAGGTCAAGGCTGACCAGGCGAATATCGACACCTTCAAACTCGATCTCACCTACGCGCGCATCACGGCGCCCGTATCGGGCCGCGTCGGTCTGCGTCAGGTCGATGCCGGCAACTACGTGACGCCGAGCGATACGAACGGCGTCGTCGTGATCACGCAGTTGCAACCGATCAGCGTTATCTTCACCACTTCCGAAGACAACCTGCCCGCCATCCTCAAGCAGTTGCGCACGGGCCAGAAGATGTCGGTGACGGCCTACGACCGCAGCAACACGACCTCGCTCGAAGCGGGCTATCTGGAAACGCTGGACAACCAGATCGACACGACGACGGGCACCGTAAAGCTACGCGCCACGTTTCAGAACAACAGCGGGCTGCTGTTCCCGAATCAGTTCGTCAATACGCGCCTGCTCGTGAACGTGGTGAAGGACGCGGTGATCGTGCCGACCTCGTCGGTGCTGAACGGCTCGATGGGTGCGTTCGTGTACGTCGTGAAGCCTGACAACACGGTGACGGTGCGCAAGGTCAAGGTCGGCCCCGTCGACGGCGAGCGCACCAGCATCGCGTCGGGTCTGCAGGTCGGTGAGCGCGTCGTGACCGACGGCTCGGACCGGCTGAAGGAAGGCGCAAAGATCACGATTCCCGCCGACCGTCCGCGCGGCGCGTCGGGTGCCTCGGGTGCGCACGCGGCATCGGGTGCTCCTCCCGCGGCGAACGCTAACGGCGCATCGGGCGCGCGGCGTCATCGACACGCGTCGCAGACGTCGGCGGAATAAGGCACGGCTGACCGCATGAATCCATCCCGCGCCTTTATTCTGCGCCCGGTCGGCACCGCCCTTCTGATGGCGGCGATCATGCTGGTCGGGCTCGTCGCGCTGCGCTTCCTGCCGCTGTCCGCGCTGCCCGAAGTCGACTATCCGACCATTCAGGTGCAGACCTTCTATCCGGGCGCGAGCCCGGACGTGATGACGTCGTCTGTGACGGCGCCGCTCGAACGCCAGTTCGGGCAAATGCCTTCGCTGAATCAGATGTCGTCGCAAAGCTCGGCCGGCTCGTCGATCATCACGCTGCAGTTCAGTCTCGACCTGCCGCTCGACATCGCGGAGCAGGAAGTCCAGGCGGCCATCAACGCAGCGGGCAACCTGCTCCCGTCCGACCTGCCTGCGCCGCCCATCTACGCGAAGGTCAACCCCGCCGACGCGCCCATTCTCACGCTCGCGATCACGTCGAAAACGCTGCCCCTCACGCAGGTGCAGGACCTGGCGGACACGCGCCTCGCGCAGAAGATCTCGCAGGTGGCGGGCGTGGGTCTCGTGAGCCTGTCGGGCGGCCAGCGCCCTGCCGTGCGCATCCAGGCCAATCCACGCGCACTGGCGTCGTACG from Paraburkholderia phymatum STM815 encodes the following:
- a CDS encoding PRC-barrel domain-containing protein, whose product is MTTLDPKMNQAGTGAGIVGGGVGEGPGPEVMAAATLDGNKVISSDGEHVGKISDIMLDVRSGRIAYAVLSEGGFLGMGSNLHAIPWSALTLDTDEKVFRVDITAQRIKDEPGFDKDHWPSMADETWGTQMHQYYNRDPYWMSSSVDPDVTRGREL
- a CDS encoding ammonium transporter, translated to MDNLKTGTDTLFLLLGAAMVLAMHAGFAFLELGTVRKKNQVNALVKILVDFSVSTLAYFFIGYTIAYGVQFYGSAETLSQHNGYALVRFFFLLTFAAAIPAIVSGGIAERSKFNPQLFATFVLVGFIYPFFEGIAWNERFGIQAWIAQTFGAPFHDFAGSVVVHAFGGWVALPAVMLLGARHGRYTRDGRIAAHPPSNIPFLALGAWVLAVGWFGFNVMSAQTIDKISGLVAVNSLMAMVGGTLTAWLAGRNDPGFTYNGPLAGLVAVCAGSDLMHPLGALVTGAVAGGLFVYMFTTVQNRWRIDDVLGVWPLHGLCGAWGGIAAGIFGQHALGGLGGVSLTAQLVGTLGGIVFATLGGTIVYGAIRLTVGLRIDQENEYNGADLSIHKITSTPERETVG
- a CDS encoding MdtA/MuxA family multidrug efflux RND transporter periplasmic adaptor subunit, with the protein product MDEQKKQPESSRHTEPASPSPGREPGPGAVKRHRGRTIALIVAVMLFAGFVLLRWHPWNASADGASAAAAGASGVQAGRAGRRGSGPGGGMNQPQPVHVAAATQGEMPVVLNALGTVTPLANVTVRTQLSGTLQTVAFQEGQMVKRGDLLAQVDPRPYQISLANAEGTLAKDIALLQTARLDLKRYQTLLSQDSIASQQVDTQASLVKQYEGQVKADQANIDTFKLDLTYARITAPVSGRVGLRQVDAGNYVTPSDTNGVVVITQLQPISVIFTTSEDNLPAILKQLRTGQKMSVTAYDRSNTTSLEAGYLETLDNQIDTTTGTVKLRATFQNNSGLLFPNQFVNTRLLVNVVKDAVIVPTSSVLNGSMGAFVYVVKPDNTVTVRKVKVGPVDGERTSIASGLQVGERVVTDGSDRLKEGAKITIPADRPRGASGASGAHAASGAPPAANANGASGARRHRHASQTSAE
- the crcB gene encoding fluoride efflux transporter CrcB, coding for MYLSILAVGIGGALGSLFRWFLGLRLNALFPALPLGTLASNVIAGYIIGAAVAYFGRNPQIAPEWRLFIITGLMGGLSTFSTFSAEVVQHLQQGRLNWAAGEIAIHVTASVIATVLGITTVAVVTR
- a CDS encoding CHAD domain-containing protein, which translates into the protein MKDDDRTHEIAALGDGAQAESTFAALAAPLVDEALAQNASIHAEASPESLHQLRVALRRLRSLWWAYRPLLDKTENTRQRALYRFLADAAGRTRDWDILLELLTNAKDESGASSYLHEVPASLHEARERALATSRETLINADIRSVLHDALARTSKELNTAPERHALQKFAAARVRVAEKALRKRMRKASRAKRADDESLHDVRKSGKRVRYLIEFFGPALAGTSHEHTLKHLKNMQQCFGELNDVIASVALLRENMHLFASEEEAHEALTFLKRRRKQRQREAVRLLKKA
- a CDS encoding IclR family transcriptional regulator, whose amino-acid sequence is MNQSSTRPVAGDAAKEKDGSGDEVTALARGLTVLRRIAAADAPLSNRELTELTGIPKPTVSRITATLVSAGFLFRLPDSERFVLTSSVLELSNGFLRNFDIRARSRPFLIELAERTSLSVHLAVRDRLDMVVIDAIKPRSAVLVSRLDVGSRMDLSRTAVGRAYLAALAETDRQSLLTGLQAAAGDDWGSISARLDAALRETTAQGFAIATGEWYEGLNAIAAGFIGPSGERYAVNCGGSAHQCPRDWLIARAAPALLQTIDKIVHEIGGTPGRRLDT